One window of the Babesia microti strain RI chromosome IV, complete genome genome contains the following:
- a CDS encoding hypothetical protein (overlaps_old_locusTagID:BBM_III08865) produces the protein MMSGNGRMVYSPYGVGVPMDGIYGIPMKWQNQKFAQQQMGQVISSQENLNLNEDGYPYKRQNPNPYQTESINHSKMHYVEVQLINKILEKLGPVSSVSKDEIDALIVENSKIINRLNRAQLMGHKYRIKDIAKLQRNLAFLSQLSRPNL, from the coding sequence ATGATGAGTGGGAATGGACGCATGGTTTACTCTCCCTACGGGGTTGGAGTTCCAATGGATGGAATATATGGCATTCCAATGAAATGGCAAAATCAGAAATTCGCTCAGCAACAAATGGGTCAAGTTATTTCCAGTCAAGAAAATCTAAATCTGAATGAAGATGGTTATCCATACAAAAGACAAAATCCTAATCCATACCAAACAGAATctataaatcattcaaaaatgCATTATGTTGAGGTACAACTGATTAATAAGATTCTGGAAAAGCTGGGCCCTGTTTCTAGTGTGTCTAAGGATGAGATTGATGCCCTGATTGTGGAAAATTCGAAGATTATCAATCGTCTCAATCGGGCACAACTTATGGGACATAAGTATCGAATTAAAGACATCGCAAAATTGCAGCGCAATCTAGCCTTTCTATCTCAATTATCCCGGCCTAACCTCTGA
- a CDS encoding AMP deaminase (overlaps_old_locusTagID:BBM_III08855), with product MMQGEDSDGYVDFFKERDSSSEYYSFFRHEQPSSPKLLTPANNRNIIKYLNEVLPSINDQESVYAAGLILDLLRLRDKWVMNYPIQNSPSIKIKSTIEQDSSYEPIYDPLSIPIPDYLPGIINYEKGIFWFTETTNVPTIKISKPNVLSSDEFINDLSSIMSVVQNSAANTFAYDRLQLLEYKFKLHKSFSGQDEVQELKSIKHRDFYNVRKIDTHIHHSGSMTQKHLLRFIRDKYISEPDTVIIKKDDNDITLKQLFDETLKITPHELSLDSLAINDQADCFRRFDRFNLKYNPFGQHELRTAFLKVDNCINGRYLAEITQQMIEKLESSKYEHVEWRISIYGSSENEWQNLASWISNNNLHSIRVRWVIQIPRLYAIFKAKKNINSFGEMLRNIFKPLFEAVQDPKKHPEIYLFLHQIVAWDCVDDESITFNYHLSKSNLPKPDEWTSENTPPYSYFHYYIYANAKTLNELLIKQNIAPKLFRPHCGEAGNISHLASMFLLANSINHGLKLRKSPILLYLYYLKQIGLAVSPLSNNLIFLDLAKQPFYRYHCIGLNISLSTDDPLMFHLTGHSLLEEYSVFASVFRLNAVDLCEIARNSILQSGFEHQLKKHWLGPKYWKNDIEANSPQHTNTSNIRFGYRLDNLLAEMRVLTYLAGARHFGKI from the exons ATGATGCAAGGGGAGGATTCAGATGGTTatgttgatttttttaag GAAAGGGATTCTTCCAGTGaatattattcatttttCAGGCATGAACAACCATCTTCACCTAAACTTTTGACACCAGCGAATAATCgcaatattatcaaatatttaaacgAAGTGTTACCATCAATAAATGACCAAGAATCAGTATATGCAGCTGGT TTGATACTGGATTTGTTGAGGTTGCGTGATAAATGGGTGATGAATTATCCCATACAAAATTCACCCTCAATTAAGATAAAATCTACAATAGAACAGGATTCAAGTTATGAACCAATTTATGATCCACTCAGTATACCCATACCTGACTATTTGCCTGGGATAATCAACTACGAAAAAGGCATTTTCTGGTTTACAGAGACCACCAATGTTCCAACAATCAAAATATCCAAGCCTAATGTACTGTCATctgatgaatttatcaacGATTTATCCAGTATAATGTCGGTCGTTCAAAATTCAG CTGCAAACACATTTGCCTACGACAGACTACAATTACTGGAGTACAAGTTCAAGTTGCACAAATCTTTCAGCGGCCAAGATGAGGTCCAGGAACTTAAGTCCATTAAACACCGTGATTTTTACAATGTAAGAAAAATTGATACTCACATCCACCACTCAGGTTCTATGACACAAAAGCACCTACTCCGTTTCATAAg ggataaatacatttcaGAACCTGATACggttattattaaaaaagATGACAATGATATAACTCTCAAACAGTTGTTTGACGAAACCCTGAAGATTACCCCTCACGAACTATCTCTAGACTCACTTGCTATAAATGATCAGGCAGATTGTTTCCGTCGATTTGACAGATTTAACCTAAAGTACAATCCATTTGGTCAACATGAGTTGAGGACTGCCTTCTTAAAAGTTGATAACTGTATAAACG GACGTTATTTGGCTGAAATCACCCAACAGATGATAGAGAAACTAGAGAGCTCAAAGTACGAACACGTAGAATGGAGGATTTCAATTTATGGTTCAAGCGAAAATGAATGGCAAAATCTTGCATCGTGGATttcaaataacaatttacatagtATTCGc GTCAGATGGGTAATACAAATACCAAGGTTGTATGCTATATTCAAGGCTAAAAAGAACATAAACTCTTTTGGCGAAATGCTGCGTAACATATTCAAACCATTATTTGAGGCAGTACAAGATCCCAAAAAACATCCGGAAATCTATCTATTTCTTCACCAGATag tcGCATGGGATTGTGTTGATGATGAATCaattacatttaattatcacTTGAGTAAATCAAATCTACCTAAACCGGATGAATGGACGAGTGAAAATACTCCTCCATACTCCTACTTCCACTACTACATATACGCTAATGCTAAGACTCTTAATGAATTACTTATAAAGCAGAATATTGCGCCCAAATTGTTTAG GCCACACTGCGGAGAGGCAGGTAACATCAGCCATTTGGCCTCAATGTTTTTGTTGGCCAATAGCATAAATCACGGACTGAAACTCAGGAAATCACCTATCCTGTTATACCTATACTACCTAAAGCAAATAGGTCTGGCAGTGTCACCTCTATcaaataatctaatttttttagACCTGGCAAAGCAGCCATTTTACCGCTACCACTGTATTGGCCTTAATATTTCTCTTTCTACTGATGATCCTCTAATGTTCCATCTCACAGGTCATTCTCTCCTTGAGGAGTATTCCGTTTTTGCT AGTGTATTTAGACTCAATGCAGTGGATCTATGTGAAATAGCCCGCAATTCTATATTGCAAAG TGGCTTTGAGCACCAATTGAAGAAGCATTGGCTTGGGCCAAAGTATTGGAAAAATGACATAGAAGCCAATTCACCACAACATACAAACACGTCTA
- a CDS encoding conserved Plasmodium protein, unknown function (overlaps_old_locusTagID:BBM_III08910): MIGKEISIDILPSIERGEKESLSIQIYPYEVIEDARSELTNLKDLIVSLTKSYIDALITPCLDQDQKVLAAKLKWEYLVLTYAYGSSNLLNYRLYRQNLVQELAQSYKGMLQAIPENKKERLSDEELAKLEFYCQIIGQQRPPILPTSVSVVGILKDTICEDLEVLGPRNANRLKLYHKGQQLTIPTSRSLEMEHCDWLKVLKHS; this comes from the exons ATGATCGGTAAGGAGATAAGCATTGACATTTTACCTTCCATTGAACGAGGGGAAAAGGAAAGTTTGTCAATTCAAATCTATCCTTACGAAGTGATCGAAGATGCCAGGTCTGAGCTCACAAATCTGAAAGACCTAATCGTTTCATTAACAAAATCCTACATTGACGCGCTAATTACTCCATGCCTTGATCAGGATCAGAAAGTACTTGCAGCTAAGCTTAAATGGGAGTACTTAGTACTAACATATGCCTACGGCTCTAGTAACTTGTTGAATTACAG ACTATATAGACAGAATTTGGTTCAAGAACTAGCCCAGTCTTACAAAGGTATGTTGCAAGCTATACCTGAAAATAAGAAGGAAAGACTTTCAGATGAGGAACTGGCTAAGCTTGAATTCTATTGTCAAATCATTGGTCAACAAAGGCCTCCGATTTTACCAACATCTGTGAGCGTTGTTGGCATATTAAAGGATACTATTTGTGAAGATTTAGAGGTTTTAGGACCACGCAATGCAAACAGACTCAAATTGTACCATAAAGGACAACAGCTCACTATACCTACAAGTAGAAGTTTGGAGATGGAGCACTGTGATTGGTTGAAAGTATTGAAACATTCATAA
- a CDS encoding hypothetical protein (overlaps_old_locusTagID:BBM_III08890), giving the protein MRLVLILSSITGFVIAFKSYLKFNISRLSLGAKYNPFDYSAIKYKKYKATRSMKKSYKTRKALEENAMQFVIKKSRLEQYNFYGYKMSRAPGDGGAINHFRRGLDNRVTIAAYYTGVYSPDLSNLNKKNTKTISSIGTKKKSENDECNNIYGLKGAVNVTMEEVDIINTYPDKTFGRYEGKQPAKGDMFAHECCAPPDDDKYRFYATGKRPRSSTLPKAKIKVSRRVLEDQGYSGLLTDILFKGLDEKKVNVLREVEIKLKSRSVEEKPPEKKTYWRQTYTWDVPAHVSSLVKLNESDSDDNIRSSDISESLMDLQSYDE; this is encoded by the coding sequence ATGCGCCTAGTACTAATATTGTCATCAATCACAGGCTTTGTTATCGCATTCAAATCATACCTCAAGTTCAACATATCAAGATTAAGTTTGGGCGCAAAATATAACCCATTTGACTATTCTGCAATCAAATATAAGAAGTACAAGGCCACTCGATCTATGAAGAAAAGCTACAAAACTAGAAAGGCCTTGGAAGAAAACGCAATGCAATTCGTAATAAAAAAGTCGCGATTGGAGcagtataatttttatggATACAAAATGTCAAGGGCACCGGGAGATGGCGGGGCTATAAACCACTTTAGACGTGGGCTAGACAACAGGGTCACTATCGCAGCATATTACACTGGTGTATATAGTCCAGACCTCAGTAATTTGAATAAAAAGAATACAAAAACTATAAGTAGTATTGGCACAAAGAAAAAATCCGAGAATGATGAAtgtaataacatatatgGACTAAAGGGCGCCGTAAATGTCACTATGGAGGAGGTTGATATTATAAACACGTACCCAGACAAGACCTTCGGTCGCTACGAAGGCAAACAACCAGCGAAAGGAGATATGTTTGCGCATGAATGTTGTGCCCCTCctgatgatgataaatatcGCTTTTATGCAACAGGAAAAAGGCCCAGATCTTCAACCCTTCCCAAAGCCAAAATCAAGGTATCTCGTAGAGTGCTTGAGGATCAGGGGTACAGCGGGTTATTGACCGACATTTTGTTCAAGGGTTTGGATGAGAAAAAAGTGAATGTATTGCGTGAAGTCGAGATAAAGCTTAAGAGTAGAAGTGTAGAAGAAAAGCCCCCGGAGAAGAAAACTTATTGGCGCCAGACATATACTTGGGACGTTCCAGCTCATGTGAGTTCGttggtaaaattgaatgaatCTGATTCGGATGATAACATCAGATCTTCCGATATATCAGAATCTTTAATGGACTTGCAATCATATGATGAGTGA
- a CDS encoding uridine phosphorylase (overlaps_old_locusTagID:BBM_III08870), producing MTPHISAKPGEIAKTVLMPGCPLRAKFLAEKYLESPVLVNSVRNMFMYTGTYKEKPVSICASGMGCGSMGIYSHELFNDYGVENIIRIGTCGAYTTDINVNTSYLVTETYGDMTDYLEILTDEKSHLVYPSAELNKKIEESAKKLGLTLNSGRFHCTNAFYNTKTTDYLAKMSGAKLVEMETYSLFVNAKLLGKHAAAILTVTDNIATKTFLDSTFREKCILNSAEIALGVL from the coding sequence atGACTCCACATATTAGTGCTAAACCGGGTGAAATAGCCAAAACGGTCTTAATGCCAGGCTGCCCCCTAAGGGCAAAATTTCTCGCTGAAAAATACTTAGAATCGCCAGTTTTGGTCAATTCAGTTCGTAACATGTTCATGTATACTGGTACTTATAAGGAAAAACCAGTCAGCATTTGTGCGTCTGGTATGGGCTGTGGATCAATGGGAATTTACTCGCATGAGTTATTCAATGATTATGGCGTGGAAAACATCATCAGGATTGGCACTTGTGGCGCTTATACCACAGATATAAACGTAAACACTAGTTATCTTGTGACTGAAACTTATGGCGATATGACGGATTATCTAGAAATTCTCACTGACGAGAAGAGTCACTTAGTTTATCCGTCAGCTGAGCTcaacaaaaaaattgaagaATCTGCAAAAAAATTGGGGTTAACTTTGAACTCAGGTCGTTTCCATTGTACTAATGCATTCTACAACACCAAGACAACTGATTATTTGGCCAAAATGTCCGGAGCCAAATTGGTGGAAATGGAGACTTACTCACTCTTTGTCAATGCCAAACTCTTAGGTAAACATGCCGCTGCAATTTTGACCGTTACAGACAATATTGCTACAAAAACATTTTTGGATTCTACTTTTAGGGAGAAATGCATTCTCAATTCTGCTGAAATTGCACTAGGTGTTTTATAA
- a CDS encoding RNA recognition motif. (a.k.a. RRM RBD or RNP domain) (overlaps_old_locusTagID:BBM_III08900;~overlaps_old_locusTagID:BBM_III08905), whose product MFKLLSGKNKCKGDGDGEVDLDNKPKSIIQDMSSDSEDSSSPIATSQPSEVSNVSSKDVQIDNVLTNGPVNTEITDSDSGKKMPKIKTAAKKAAKPPKTAKGSKVSKAPIKKALSDTSDSSEDDSSSDESIVLPPKGKAEDSDSSYSEDDSSSDSDESDDIIPLKPTKPIKTNTKVKSEANGINGGKKNKMSLDENTIPKKKIRLSEAKNASMKKDDMDCLKNKKDEVFCGGLPFSITEDQVRDLFEDDCGEIVKINVLDGKGIAFIKFTKDEFAAKAVEYDGTEFMGRKLRINLSSEKGKAQTPRTNSNNSGTDNPPSNEICVRNINYKTTEDTMRELFSECGQVIRCHIPVYEDTGKPLGRCFISFGSVEEASKALEYDNTEIDGRTVFITYATPKGGRDGGGGGFRGGKRGGGFRGGKRGGGFRGGRGGGSGGGGRSLKITQANTQQIAEPGSKSIVFEDSD is encoded by the exons ATGTTTAAATTACTGAGTGGGAAGAATAAGTGCAAAGGGGATGGCGATGGGGAAGTAGATTTGGATAATAAGCCAAAATCTATTATCCAGGATATGAGCAGTGACTCTGAGGATTCGTCATCTCCGATAGCAACTTCACAACCTTCTGAAGTTAGTAATGTATCTTCCAAAGATGTTCAAATTGACAATGTACTAACAAATGGACCAGTAAATACCGAGATCACCGACTCTGATAGTGGTAAAAAAATGCCTAAAATCAAAACTGCGGCTAAGAAGGCAGCTAAGCCTCCTAAAACTGCCAAGGGATCCAAGGTTTCTAAGGCACCAATTAAAAAGGCGTTATCAGATACATCTGACAGCTCAGAAGATGATAGTTCATCTGATGAATCAATTGTATTACCACCAAAGGGCAAGGCCGAGGATTCGGATTCGTCCTATTCGGAAGACGATAGCTCATCAGATTCAGATGAATCAGATGATATTATACCATTAAAACCTACAAAACCAATCAAAACTAATACTAAAGTAAAAAGTGAAGCCAATGGTATAAATGGTGGCAAGAAGAATAAAATGAGCCTAGACGAAAATACGATACCTAAAAAGAAGATCAGGCTTTCAGAGGCTAAAAATGCATCTATGAAGAAAG ATGATATGGATTgtttgaaaaataaaaagGATGAAGTTTTTTGTGGTGGCCTTCCATTTAGCATAACTGAAGACCAAGTGAGGGATCTGTTTGAAGACGACTGTGGTGAAATAGTTAAAATCAACGTACTTGATGGGAAAGGAATCGCctttatcaaatttaccaaGGACGAATTTGCTGCTAAGGCAGTGGAATACGATGGCACTGAGTTTATGGGTAGGAAGTTAAGAATAAACTTATCTTCGGAAAAGGGTAAAGCACAAACTCCTAGAACTAATAGCAATAATTCAGGAACTGACAACCCACCATCCAACGAGATATGTGTTAGGAACATCAACTATAAGACTACAGAAGATACAATGAGGGAATTGTTCAGTGAATGTGGACAAGTGATAAGATGTCACATACCCGTGTACGAAGACACGGGCAAACCATTGGGCCGTTGTTTTATCTCATTTGGCAGCGTAGAAGAGGCATCAAAGGCTTTAGAATATGATAATACTGAGATTGATGGTAGGACTGTATTCATCACATACGCCACCCCCAAGGGAGGAAGGGATGGAGGCGGAGGTGGATTTAGGGGTGGGAAAAGAGGAGGTGGATTTAGGGGCGGGAAAAGGGGTGGTGGATTTAGGGGCGGAAGAGGCGGCGGATCTGGTGGTGGTGGGAGATCATTGAAAATAACTCAAGCTAATACACAGCAAATTGCGGAGCCTGGGTCTAAATCCATTGTCTTTGAGGATTCCGATTAA
- a CDS encoding protein farnesyltransferase subunit beta (overlaps_old_locusTagID:BBM_III08860) produces the protein MTHSLDLMYQSLSPTFSNMLCASVDSFWDENGGYGGGIGQIGNVITTYACVCLQYIAGLSGLNLRRNDIYKFLRQRKLKNCAFQVHENGEYDTRSTFCAIATASLLNILTKELTEGVDQYIASCQCYDGGIAGKPNLESHAAYSFCGLATLCILGKHEVINLDKFKKWCTNRVMKTEFGFQGRPNKLVDSCYSYWIGATIYLLNKLDILSNDDCKRILSWSKMYLLLIAQTEFGFRDKPGKDPDLYHTCYSLSSLALTDEVLGQACKLSPINPLHILTQYTVDRGKQVLQLDKSFNVEM, from the exons ATGACACATTCACTGGATTTAATGTACCAATCACTATCTCCAACTTTTTCTAATAT gTTATGTGCCTCTGTTGATTCATTTTGGGACGAAAATGGCGGTTATGGTGGTGGAATAGGCCAAATTGGCAATGTAATCACGACATATGCTTGTGTTTGCTTACAGTACATAGCAGGATTGAGTGGATTGAATTTAAGGAGGaatgatatttacaaatttctGCGCCAAAGgaaactaaaaaattgtgcCTTTCAAGTTCATGAAAATGGCGAATATGATACGAGGTCAACATTTTGCGCCATAGCAACCGCATCACTACTCAATATCTTGACCAAAGAATTAACAGAAGGAGTGGATCAATACATTGCATCTTGCCAATGTTATGACGGTGGAATTGCCGGTAAACCGAACCTGGAATCTCATGCTGCGTATAGTTTCTGTGGCTTAGCAACTTTGTGTATACTGGGCAAGCATGAAGTTATCAATTTGGATAAGTTTAAAAAGTGGTGTACTAATAGAGTTATGAAAACTGAGTTTGGTTTTCAGGGGAGGCCAAACAAATTGGTTGACTCATGCTACTCTTATTGGATTGGTGCCACTATTTATTTGCTCAACAAGCtggatatattatctaatgATGATTGTAAACGAATACTATCCTGGtcaaaaatgtatttattgcTGATTGCCCAGACTGAGTTTGGGTTTAGGGACAAGCCAGGCAAAGATCCAGATCTATATCATACTTGTTATTCCCTTTCTAGCCTAGCATTGACCGATGAGGTGTTGGGACAAGCTTGTAAGTTATCGCCAATAAACCctttacatatattaacTCAATATACTGTAGATAGGGGTAAACAAGTACTGCAACTTGACAAGAGTTTTAATGTTGAGATgtga
- a CDS encoding hypothetical protein (overlaps_old_locusTagID:BBM_III08875), translating to MYKAVDIWDKFFQILATLGAMVIAYVILNFEETHFSVEKREKSEKLDLNLINRINFELLLKDPPETRYIVVKASENHVSSHALMTNLATILSNKLATSRQQNLENIRDLTKFIPQILEHRNAVLYSVGNDTVTVCMKLLTELLEDMEIVYHVPHNRTTLEKLISMKTCDLLQNNNVEQFIHLNPFVKIDSKYERNNIYSTNLIRLMVKNAVYEYIEKISSRFGKVYGLWWKEEVSNAVTRIFIRNMENNEVSTQNLRQFGEELEATLTSLGQFIFLDINKDDRLSSDELMHIFEVPNAEISLPFIFLLFKIATSRYSFTISMIDFIIFNFSLRITDDATSAQLCNIVRL from the coding sequence ATGTACAAAGCAGTGGATATATGggacaaattttttcaaatctTGGCTACACTAGGGGCTATGGTAATTGCATATGTCATTCTCAACTTTGAAGAAACACATTTCAGTGTAGAAAAACGTGAAAAATCTGAAAAATTagatttgaatttaattaaccgtataaattttgagttGCTACTAAAAGACCCTCCAGAGACAAGATATATAGTAGTTAAGGCCTCAGAAAATCATGTATCGTCCCATGCTCTAATGACTAATTTGGCCACCATATTGTCCAACAAGCTCGCAACATCCAGGCAACAAAATTTGGAGAATATTAGAGATTTGACTAAATTTATCCCGCAAATATTAGAGCACAGAAATGCAGTACTTTATTCGGTTGGCAATGACACCGTTACAGTATGCATGAAGCTGTTAACGGAATTGTTGGAGGACATGGAAATCGTATACCACGTGCCGCATAATAGGACAACGCTAGAAAAACTAATCTCAATGAAAACGTGCGATTTGTTACAGAATAATAATGTAGAGCAGTTTATACACTTGAATCCATTTGTGAAAATCGACAGTAAATATGAACGTAACAACATATACTCGACTAACCTTATAAGATTGATGGTAAAAAACGCCGTGTATGAgtatattgaaaaaatatcatcacGATTTGGCAAAGTTTATGGTTTGTGGTGGAAGGAAGAAGTATCAAATGCAGTGACCCGCATATTCATAAGGAATATGGAAAATAATGAAGTGAGTACCCAAAATCTGAGGCAATTTGGGGAAGAACTTGAGGCTACGCTAACTTCATTGGGGCAATTCATATTTCTTGACATCAACAAAGATGACAGACTGTCATCGGATGAACTGATGCACATATTCGAAGTGCCCAATGCGGAAATTAGCTTACCCttcatatttttattgtttaaaattgcaacCTCCAGATATAGTTTCACAATCAGCATGATTGACTTCATAATCTTCAACTTCTCCCTGCGCATTACAGATGATGCCACCAGTGCGCAACTGTGTAATATTGTTCGCctttaa
- a CDS encoding thioredoxin, putative (overlaps_old_locusTagID:BBM_III08885): MTLHPPGCGCKLESELVTNSKCLHSNINIPCITAFNELIPGSAQSVFKRYNQRLTNDSVKCAEDDELDECKLLINVPLLSPTSISHIIVISSRLSLKLDIYKSSNHLSLEDLEDLVPVQSLKLIQDLHGSILNPLKVAKFTNLSQVTLVFSCDKDGNGLEISYIGLRGTYQMNPSRAVNTVYEVRPNIADHQVQNNHIKLNFQMQ; encoded by the exons ATGACTTTACATCCCCCCGGTTGTGGATGCAAGTTAGAATCTGAACTGGTAACTAATTCAAAGTGTTTGCATTCGAATATCAATATTCCATGTATTACAGCCTTTAATGAACTT ATTCCTGGATCAGCACAGTCTGTATTTAAGCGGTACAACCAAAGATTAACCAACGATTCAGTTAAATGCGCAGAGGACGATGAGTTAGATGAGTGCAAATTGCTAATTAATGTACCATTATTATCTCCAACGTCCATTTCGCACATAATAGTCATTTCGTCAAGGTTATCATTAAAACTAgacatatataaatctaGCAATCATTTGTCGCTCGAAGACCTGGAAGACCTAGTGCCTGTACAATCGCTAAAACTAATACAAGATCTCCACGGTTCAATTTTAAACCCTTTAAAGGTGGCtaaatttaccaatctATCACAAGTGACTTTGGTATTTAGTTGTGATAAGGACGGGAACGGGCTTGAGATTTCATACATAGGTTTGAGGGGAACGTACCAAATGAACCCCTCCAGGGCTGTAAATACTGTGTACGAGGTTAGGCCTAATATTGCTGATCACCAGGTGCAGAATAATCACATTAAACTCAATTTTCAAATGCAATAG
- a CDS encoding hypothetical protein (overlaps_old_locusTagID:BBM_III08880) yields MKVSNKKITFFNRRFGALCNYKCVRRKLATRPFNGDIYCTHQYNPLLKFESTRQVTRGNYRTAFDLALNECNYITLGDIINHQSQSNVIPRDYYIKALKSEHNIVRSVAYQRLSCHYINNIILNNDKSEQLINDASNNADLAIKCYPFNLLAYVTRGTISFIIGNYCDVLKSVKLFKCFNKWHKLHSYNTIFRMYKKYTRENSHHSSINLNAEMLSLEAKSFLALKNPIKALNCSLKLYNILLSISNPPFCIDNINNRYKIGKGYYDDYYGRETDKKIIKNCDINVQNEHRLAHLKVESLIIASSSICEIEHQIFSSIKLNQSVYISEIKKMDRAQVESQTISFLELHKNTVEQCTTVWTCKITEQCIDFVISELQKVDCDELKPDALVWSSVLLYASGRYTEAATHGIKALLLDVRSSANKRRLFDNEENGINAVNIVALVFKHINHPNWRIFTLLSNLLVPSKN; encoded by the exons ATGAAGGTATCTAACAAAAAAatcacattttttaatagaAGATTTGGTGCTTTATGCAACTATAAATGTGTAAGAAGAAAATTGGCTACTAGACCTTTCAATGGAGACATTTATTGTACACATCAATACAATCCATTACTAAAGTTTGAATCTACAAGACAGGTAACCAGAGGAAATTATCGTACAGCATTTGATTTGG CTCTTAATGAATGTAATTACATAACTTTGGGTGATATTATCAATCACCAATCACAATCCAATGTTATTCCTCGTGATTATTACATCAAAGCATTGAAAAGTGAGCATAATATTGTTAGATCAGTCGCTTATCAAAGGTTATCCTGTCactatatcaataatataatactaAATAATGACAAATCTGAACAACTCATTAACGATGCATCAAATAATGCTGATTTGGCAATTAAATGTTAcccatttaatttgttggCCTATGTAACTCGTGGTACAATATCATTCATTATTGGAAATTACTGTGATGTACTTAAATCTGTAAAACTGTTTAAGTGCTTCAACAAGTGGCACAAGTTACACTcttataatacaattttcaGAATGTACAAGAAATACACTAGAGAAAATTCACATCATTCAAGCATCAATTTAAACGCTGAAATGCTATCTCTTGAAgctaaatcatttttagcaTTAAAAAATCCCATTAAAGCATTGAATTGCtctttgaaattatataatatattattatcaatatctaATCCTCCATTTTGTATTGATAACATCAACAATAGATATAAGATTGGAAAAGGATATTATGATGATTATTACGGCAGAGAAActgataaaaaaattataaaaaattgtgacataaatgtacaaaatgAGCACCGGCTGGCACATCTAAAAGTAGAATCCCTAATCATCGCATCGTCCTCCATATGTGAAATTGaacatcaaattttttcatcaATTAAACTAAATCAAAGTGTATATATCAGTGAAATTAAGAAGATGGATCGTGCTCAAGTAGAATCTCAAACTATATCCTTCTTAGAACTGCACAAAAATACTGTTGAACAATGTACTACTGTATGGACCTGTAAAATTACCGAGCAATGCATCGATTTTGTCATTTCTGAATTGCAAAAAGTGGATTGTGATGAATTGAAACCAGATGCCCTAGTTTGGAGCTCAGTCCTATTATATGCCAGTGGTAGATACACGGAG gctGCAACACATGGAATTAAAGCTTTATTATTGGATGTACGTAGCTCTGCAAATAAAAGAAGGTTGTTTGACAACGAAGAAAATGGGATTAATGCAGTAAATATTGTTGCACTAGTGTTTAAACACATAAATCATCCAAATTGGAGAATTTTCACTTTGTTGTCCAATTTACTAGTTCCGTCAAAAAATTAG
- a CDS encoding hypothetical protein (overlaps_old_locusTagID:BBM_III08895) yields MGLVIGPFDTPKQSRNVIKTLDSSQSYQIRYKNNNMPLKLVSADQNASLDIQTLKEPTIVGVISNICEDSTSYLLYVKKWKSTQ; encoded by the coding sequence atggGCTTGGTGATTGGACCTTTTGATACGCCCAAGCAATCACGCAATGTAATTAAGACACTAGATAGTAGTCAGTCGTACCAAATTAGatataaaaacaataaCATGCCACTTAAACTTGTTTCTGCAGATCAAAATGCATCACTTGACATTCAAACATTAAAAGAACCAACAATTGTGGGAGTCATTAGCAATATATGTGAAGATTCCACAAGTTATCTCTTGTACGTTAAGAAATGGAAGAGTAcgcaataa